The following proteins are encoded in a genomic region of Pikeienuella piscinae:
- a CDS encoding Trm112 family protein — protein MTEEHKQSLAVTAGVDRKMLESLVCPVTQKPLDYDREASELISRAAGLAFPIRDGIPIMLIDEARKID, from the coding sequence ATGACCGAAGAGCACAAGCAAAGCCTCGCCGTCACCGCAGGTGTCGACCGCAAGATGCTGGAGAGTCTGGTCTGCCCGGTGACGCAGAAGCCGCTGGATTACGACCGGGAGGCGAGCGAGCTGATTTCCCGCGCCGCCGGCCTGGCCTTTCCGATCCGCGACGGCATACCGATCATGCTGATCGACGAGGCCCGGAAGATCGACTGA
- a CDS encoding LON peptidase substrate-binding domain-containing protein, with product MARHFGLADLPDTLPIFPISEALLLPRGRLPLNVFEPRYLAMFDDALKTGRRLVGMIQPAGDGDPPALRDVGCAGRIVSFSETEDGRYLVVLAGICRFSPAEELDGFTPYRRVRPDWSRWRRDLGPQEADDGFDRPKFLFLLKRYFSAAGLSTDWDSLKEADEEMLVNSLAMLCPFSAEEKQALLEAEMLGDRRASLIALMEFAIASHGEDGSLQ from the coding sequence ATGGCCCGTCACTTCGGCCTCGCTGATCTGCCAGACACGCTGCCGATCTTTCCGATCTCCGAAGCGCTGCTCCTGCCTCGCGGCAGGCTGCCTTTGAACGTGTTCGAGCCGCGCTATCTGGCGATGTTCGACGATGCGCTGAAAACCGGTCGGCGGCTCGTGGGCATGATTCAGCCGGCCGGGGACGGCGATCCGCCCGCGCTTCGCGATGTCGGCTGCGCCGGCCGCATCGTCAGCTTTTCGGAAACCGAGGACGGCCGCTATCTGGTGGTTCTCGCCGGGATCTGCCGGTTTTCCCCGGCTGAGGAGCTGGACGGTTTCACCCCTTATCGTCGCGTCCGACCGGACTGGTCGCGCTGGCGCCGCGATCTTGGCCCGCAAGAGGCTGACGACGGCTTCGACCGGCCGAAGTTCCTCTTCCTTCTCAAGCGCTATTTCAGCGCCGCCGGGCTTTCGACCGATTGGGACAGTCTGAAAGAGGCGGACGAGGAGATGCTGGTCAATTCGCTCGCCATGCTCTGCCCGTTCTCCGCAGAGGAGAAACAGGCGCTGCTGGAGGCGGAGATGCTCGGCGATCGCCGGGCCAGCCTGATCGCGCTGATGGAGTTCGCTATCGCCAGCCACGGAGAGGACGGATCGCTCCAATGA
- the smc gene encoding chromosome segregation protein SMC, which produces MILTKLRLHGFKSFVDPTELHIAPGLTGVVGPNGCGKSNLLEALRWVMGETSAKSMRGSGMEDVIFAGAATRPARHFAEVSLSIDNSARRAPAAFNRYETLDVIRRITRDAGSAFKANGDDVRARDIRMLFADAATGAHSPALVRQGQISELINAKPTARRSILEDAAGIGGLYQRRHEAELKLNAAETNLGRVADVIEQLDVRLAALARQAKQAARYREIATELRRAEATFLFIRWREADEARLAAEQALAEAVGAVGAAERGALQAEKTREAAEAALPPKRDEEMTAAAILQRLAVERDRLSEREAEAQGALDRLAARIAQIEGDLARETELQQEAAEVIERLLAEEETLIAARAGHDEAETAADRRARATGERLEIAEVEADRLTAEAARLAAAAQAAARRHDETRNATARARKSAEEARAAAAALDDALKEAAARRDDTEETAATARAAAEAAESALAEAETARAEAQAVEAESRAAASAAAGELSAIRAETTALERLLARSDGAKDALLDHIQVAPGYEAALGAALGDDLKAPLTEDGSGWAALPETDAPAGPPAGALPLGDHVTAPPALARRLARVAVAPREAAASMQAALGPGWRLVSVEGDLWRWDGFRAMAEDAPSAAAERLRQRNRLTEMRTALEKAEAAAAAASATHDAMKDRLKAAADDDQARRAARRAAEAAASEAARAAAKAEADLDMASGRREAMEITLARRAEEAKDAEAAEAEAEAARAAVADPEAAWRAAEAAKLTLGAARSEMLSARGEADDLRRAGKARETRLAEASQERASWRARRENAALRVDDLTRRAEESRAEREAASALPGEIRKRREALAHEIERAEARRAAAADALAEAETHARAAEAAAREAEREASAARETRARRETQSEAAAERVREAATRIREEMECAPEALLQRIDAAGDLPAAEALEIEIARLRRQRDSLGAVNLRAEEDAAAASEERDALAREKGDLEAAIAKLRHAIAELNGEGRERLLAAFDEVNSSFSTLFKHLFGGGEANLVLVESDDPLEAGLEIMCMPPGKKLSTLSLLSGGEQTLTALSLIFAVFLANPAPICVLDEVDAPLDDANVGRFCDLLDEMTRRTETRFLIITHHAVTMSRMDRLFGVTMAEQGVSQLVSVDLKLAEAMVAG; this is translated from the coding sequence TTGATCCTCACCAAGCTCAGGTTGCATGGCTTCAAGAGCTTCGTCGATCCGACGGAGCTCCATATCGCGCCCGGGCTCACCGGCGTGGTCGGGCCGAACGGCTGTGGAAAATCCAACCTTCTCGAGGCGCTCCGCTGGGTGATGGGCGAAACCTCGGCGAAATCCATGCGCGGCTCTGGGATGGAGGACGTGATCTTCGCCGGCGCCGCGACCCGCCCGGCTCGGCATTTCGCAGAGGTTTCCCTCTCGATAGACAATTCCGCCCGCCGGGCGCCCGCCGCATTCAACCGGTATGAGACGCTCGATGTCATCCGCCGCATCACCCGCGACGCCGGCAGCGCCTTCAAGGCCAATGGCGACGACGTGCGCGCGCGCGACATCCGCATGCTCTTCGCCGACGCCGCCACCGGCGCGCATTCGCCAGCGCTGGTGCGGCAGGGGCAGATCTCCGAACTGATCAACGCCAAACCGACGGCGCGCCGCTCGATTCTCGAGGACGCGGCCGGGATCGGCGGGCTCTATCAGCGCCGGCACGAGGCGGAGCTGAAACTGAACGCCGCGGAGACAAATCTCGGCCGGGTCGCCGACGTGATCGAACAACTCGACGTCCGGCTCGCCGCCCTCGCGCGGCAGGCGAAACAGGCGGCCCGCTACCGCGAGATCGCAACCGAATTGCGACGGGCGGAGGCGACCTTCCTCTTCATCCGCTGGCGCGAAGCTGACGAGGCCCGCCTCGCCGCGGAGCAAGCGCTCGCCGAAGCGGTCGGCGCGGTCGGCGCGGCGGAGCGCGGCGCGTTGCAGGCCGAAAAGACGCGTGAGGCGGCAGAGGCCGCCCTGCCGCCGAAACGGGACGAGGAGATGACCGCCGCCGCCATCCTCCAGCGCCTCGCGGTGGAGCGCGACCGGCTGAGCGAGCGCGAGGCCGAGGCGCAGGGCGCGCTCGACCGTCTGGCGGCGCGAATCGCGCAGATCGAGGGCGACCTCGCGCGCGAGACGGAATTGCAGCAGGAGGCCGCCGAAGTCATCGAGCGGCTGCTGGCGGAGGAGGAGACGCTGATCGCGGCCCGCGCCGGCCATGATGAGGCCGAGACCGCCGCCGACCGGAGGGCGCGCGCGACCGGCGAACGGCTGGAGATCGCTGAGGTCGAAGCCGATCGCCTGACGGCGGAGGCCGCCCGCCTCGCCGCCGCAGCGCAGGCCGCCGCCCGCCGGCATGACGAGACGCGGAACGCGACCGCCCGCGCCCGCAAGAGCGCCGAGGAAGCCAGAGCGGCCGCGGCGGCGCTGGACGATGCGCTGAAGGAAGCCGCGGCGCGCCGAGATGACACCGAAGAGACGGCCGCGACCGCCCGCGCCGCCGCCGAAGCCGCCGAGTCCGCGCTCGCCGAAGCCGAGACCGCCCGCGCCGAAGCGCAGGCGGTGGAGGCCGAAAGCCGGGCCGCCGCCTCCGCCGCCGCCGGCGAACTTTCCGCGATCCGGGCCGAGACCACGGCGTTGGAGCGGCTTCTGGCCCGGAGCGACGGCGCGAAGGACGCGCTTCTCGACCATATCCAGGTCGCGCCCGGCTACGAGGCTGCGCTTGGGGCCGCGCTCGGCGACGATCTGAAGGCGCCGCTCACCGAGGACGGCTCGGGCTGGGCCGCGCTCCCCGAAACCGACGCGCCCGCCGGCCCGCCCGCCGGCGCCCTGCCACTCGGCGACCATGTCACGGCGCCGCCCGCGCTCGCACGGCGCCTCGCGCGCGTCGCTGTCGCGCCGCGCGAGGCCGCGGCCTCGATGCAGGCGGCGCTCGGGCCGGGCTGGCGGTTGGTCAGCGTCGAGGGCGATCTCTGGCGTTGGGACGGGTTTCGCGCCATGGCGGAGGACGCGCCCTCGGCGGCGGCGGAGCGCCTGCGTCAGCGCAACCGTCTGACCGAAATGCGCACGGCGCTGGAAAAGGCGGAAGCGGCCGCCGCCGCCGCCAGCGCGACGCATGACGCCATGAAGGACCGGCTCAAGGCCGCCGCCGACGACGACCAAGCCCGCCGCGCCGCCCGCCGCGCCGCGGAAGCCGCCGCCAGCGAAGCGGCCCGCGCCGCCGCCAAGGCGGAAGCCGATCTCGACATGGCGTCCGGCCGGCGCGAAGCGATGGAGATCACCCTCGCCCGCCGTGCCGAGGAGGCGAAGGACGCCGAAGCCGCCGAGGCGGAAGCCGAGGCCGCGCGCGCCGCCGTCGCCGACCCCGAGGCCGCGTGGCGCGCGGCGGAGGCGGCGAAGCTGACGCTCGGCGCGGCGCGCTCGGAAATGCTCTCCGCGCGCGGCGAGGCCGACGATCTTCGCCGCGCCGGCAAGGCCCGCGAAACCCGGCTGGCGGAAGCGAGCCAAGAGCGCGCGAGCTGGCGCGCGCGGCGCGAGAACGCCGCGCTCCGGGTCGATGACCTGACCCGGCGCGCCGAAGAGTCCCGCGCCGAACGCGAGGCCGCCTCCGCCCTTCCCGGCGAGATCAGAAAGCGCCGCGAGGCGCTCGCGCACGAGATCGAGCGCGCCGAGGCCCGCCGCGCCGCAGCCGCCGACGCGCTCGCGGAGGCGGAGACGCACGCCCGCGCCGCCGAAGCCGCAGCGCGTGAGGCCGAACGCGAAGCCTCCGCCGCGCGGGAAACCCGCGCCCGCCGCGAAACCCAGAGCGAGGCCGCGGCCGAGCGGGTGCGCGAAGCGGCCACCCGTATCCGCGAGGAAATGGAATGCGCGCCCGAGGCGCTTCTCCAGCGCATCGACGCCGCCGGGGACCTCCCCGCCGCCGAAGCGCTGGAGATCGAGATCGCCCGGCTTCGCCGCCAGCGCGACAGCCTCGGCGCGGTGAACCTCCGGGCGGAGGAGGACGCCGCCGCCGCCAGCGAGGAACGCGACGCCCTCGCCCGTGAGAAGGGCGACCTCGAAGCCGCCATCGCGAAGCTCCGCCACGCCATCGCCGAGTTGAACGGAGAGGGGCGCGAGCGCCTTCTCGCCGCGTTCGATGAGGTCAACAGCAGCTTCTCCACCCTCTTCAAGCACCTTTTCGGCGGCGGCGAGGCCAATCTCGTGCTGGTCGAGAGCGACGATCCGCTGGAGGCCGGACTGGAGATCATGTGCATGCCGCCGGGCAAGAAACTCTCCACGCTCTCGCTGCTTTCGGGCGGTGAGCAGACGCTGACCGCTCTCTCGCTGATCTTCGCGGTATTCCTGGCCAACCCGGCGCCGATCTGCGTTCTCGACGAGGTCGACGCGCCGCTCGACGACGCCAATGTCGGGCGGTTCTGCGACCTGCTGGACGAGATGACCAGGCGGACCGAGACCCGCTTCCTGATCATCACCCACCACGCCGTCACCATGAGCCGGATGGACCGGCTGTTCGGCGTCACCATGGCCGAACAGGGCGTCAGCCAGCTCGTCTCCGTCGATCTGAAACTGGCCGAGGCGATGGTCGCCGGCTAA
- a CDS encoding thioredoxin family protein has translation MLNLGNGAAAPDAGGDLVKDGADATFMTDVIEASKKVAVIVDFHAEWCGPCKTLGPALETAVREAGGKAKLVKIDIDKNPQFAAQLRVQSIPAVFAFVDGRPVDGFMGAVPPSEIKEFVTRVAAQGGAGASEAEGVAEALDAADQMLTEGATTDAVETFAAILEAEPANARACAGLARAFAAAGRADQARATLDGAPEEIANDPALSAVRAQLDLAEQTEGVGEAEELRARLEADPSDHQARFDLALSLLASGDSEAAIEELLELFRRDREWNEGAARTQLLKIFESLGDKSPVALKGRRRLSSMIFV, from the coding sequence CCGATGTCATCGAGGCCTCTAAGAAGGTCGCGGTGATCGTCGACTTCCACGCCGAATGGTGCGGCCCGTGTAAGACGCTCGGCCCAGCGCTCGAAACCGCGGTGCGAGAGGCCGGCGGCAAAGCGAAGCTGGTCAAGATCGACATCGACAAGAATCCGCAGTTCGCCGCACAGTTGCGCGTGCAGTCGATCCCGGCGGTCTTCGCATTCGTCGACGGGCGGCCGGTCGACGGGTTCATGGGCGCCGTGCCCCCCTCCGAGATCAAGGAGTTCGTCACCCGCGTCGCCGCCCAGGGCGGCGCCGGCGCGTCAGAGGCCGAAGGCGTCGCCGAAGCGCTCGACGCCGCCGACCAGATGCTGACCGAGGGCGCGACCACCGACGCAGTGGAGACCTTCGCCGCGATCCTCGAGGCGGAGCCCGCCAACGCCCGCGCCTGCGCCGGGCTCGCGCGGGCCTTCGCCGCCGCGGGCCGCGCCGACCAGGCCCGCGCGACGCTGGACGGCGCGCCGGAGGAGATCGCCAACGACCCCGCGCTCAGCGCGGTGCGCGCCCAGCTTGATCTCGCGGAGCAGACCGAAGGCGTGGGCGAGGCGGAAGAGCTTCGCGCCCGGCTGGAAGCCGATCCGTCCGACCATCAGGCGCGGTTCGATCTGGCGCTTTCTCTTCTGGCCAGTGGAGATTCCGAAGCCGCGATCGAGGAGCTGCTGGAGTTGTTCCGTCGCGACCGGGAATGGAACGAGGGCGCCGCGCGGACCCAGCTCTTGAAGATATTCGAAAGCCTGGGCGACAAGAGCCCGGTGGCGCTGAAGGGCCGGCGCCGGCTCTCGTCGATGATCTTCGTCTGA